The Drosophila teissieri strain GT53w chromosome X, Prin_Dtei_1.1, whole genome shotgun sequence genome has a segment encoding these proteins:
- the LOC122624947 gene encoding pneumococcal serine-rich repeat protein isoform X2: MCTKYDTWEDSDFNDLDDASLKKLLEEAYWYRNPGDRKNKSPRFLQMLKKAEYDEEISYRAIKSCITLNPSALTPSAATGSSGGSSSSAGHNSSYNSTNHRSTDPGQRHKQGGSLQDLVEAAHRSELATTSAAAAAASAATTAATQRFNCDYQLSGRPNRRQQQHNQNATSSASASKKIKNSNVSGRQREGGSLPSSVNFDPSAAMDAKQHKQQAQPSSEAAGGSFSGSVGNKHHHRSSTGSCSSLPSHLGDRDPEASTQFDLDVDDATGVGASAGVGGVQDDFMLEQLDPQNPSVKFLLDALNDKPLEARYSGASKKFLIDDRLHFSVLELSARRKLQQQAQYLAALTGQFGLGLEEEKRKVEAGYVSLNDNYTACSSVYGGGAGSPAAVEGSKPSTSSSSSSTGSNCGASSDTLSSDLRPAKIGRMVPAAASVAAAPMGGKTTTRQLDENGNALGDGFGSSASSGASAVASSSNGNGNQFTALITTTVGSSAPTSSAAHRQNSVSTLLSTGTNTTTTAMAAAAVAASYSQLQQTPGGGAAGAGSGIGIGLQQPTKQKAKKKSQQERNTTTVDVESVAGYRGNDPVEQLVKYIENDVNGGGNSAAGQRKKERKKQNKLKKSNSLEELRTCSKMEVDDLKRQSATTEMMRQKKGTNNASSGGSSSTASGSSNSGKHNSASVADINKNCNKEQQQQSTPTVQVRNNTNPGSQQRKGERRSWGTEELQYLGDHQEIAAAWSEPETVRQKQLPLALPALARMSELDALNTVLSETAEFHVVTKKKKPKKQRAVTMDDAAVAAAAGTGGNLQRMQQITKSASSNIMSQRMHYYTPYNSNNGGGSANYKQQQQQSQQYQEHYQAQQGQHHHHHHHHHHHHHHHSGSAVSNQVDSSRRKSTSSMPPSEKSDSSDLDSVHSLPIQTGKKKSLGGGNNKQRAAQAASQRQAKQNNNSAAPISYADIARNKKEALNNATASDTELELGDKMQSKCGGKSKSRPDFPELPGAVTTGAAIGGAVNQATVVSNQTSPPSSSSSISYSQSLNATPPSSSSDAESTNSPELLAQVQIPNYSMATPTLTSSTISSVSSSAASTSFTSCSPPALQKSKSVEHDTSYSCNSSNLDQQYPALERTVKRHSTNNVSVAVAASTSASASSSLYNFAAAAKQQLAENAYSALSPPAAVTTTSTAVAVSAPVPAPASAPAAVTVPCYSSSSTQGSTQSLSSTASSAIALSSGKAKAKPKELSPSSSFSKKPTKPSQDTPSISLSISTTPKATTSTSTTTTQKTTAATQTEGAKKLISGIHKLPSSNCIAKGAGAVLEASAGRRAVIILNDDREAGRSNNEFIFGDFNEDELKLFDDNLDDEEEGQHKQSSNKKQQTEAESDVGQDDTEDVDQELDKELECLGRRPEKKQERQQDVSASSDQHLNDSGAASDAVNSSASLDMLSISAEAAQSSPNAGATASSSSAASLMNSSTPSGASSASASTSTSSSSVSISSSSGGNGAACLASVSGMLGGVANQSGDSGIYAAANTSIKEHVNTFLSKASSSEETLPSPHSISMQQLETCNDIEAAIIAAARAAAAARSTSCSRSNSQEQETVHSQVKTKATPNPNPETKVVLPVFMTYNDDDEEDDESLQELSFMADLKADAVPEDISVLPPPPSRPAMMTNTELIVDYIAKTWNAIANSKYVTYYNELEQET, translated from the exons atgtgt ACAAAGTACGATACTTGGGAAGATAGCGATTTTAATGATCTGGACGACGCATCATTGAAAAAACTTCTAGAAGAGGCCTACTGGTATCGAAATCCAGGCGATAGGAAGAACAAGAGCCCGCGATTTCTG CAAATGCTCAAAAAGGCTGAGTACGACGAGGAGATCTCTTATCGTGCCATCAAATCCTGCATCACACTCAACCCATCCGCACTAACACCCAGTGCAGCAACAGGCTCAAGCggcgggagcagcagcagtgcagGCCACAACAGCAGCTACAACTCCACCAATCACCGGTCCACGGATCCCGGCCAGCGGCACAAGCAGGGCGGCTCCCTGCAGGATCTCGTCGAGGCGGCGCACCGCAGCGAACTGGCCACAACctcggcggcagcagcagcggcgtcGGCGGCGACAACGGCAGCAACCCAACGTTTCAACTGTGATTACCAGCTGAGTGGCCGCCCCAAtcgccgccagcagcagcacaaccAAAACGCCACCTcctccgcatccgcatccaaaAAGATCAAGAACTCAAACGTCTCGGGCCGGCAGCGCGAAGGAGGCAGCCTGCCCAGCAGTGTTAACTTTGACCCGTCAGCTGCCATGGATGCCAAGCAGCACAAGCAACAGGCTCAGCCTTCGTCCGAAGCTGCAGGAGGTTCGTTTTCGGGATCGGTTGGTAACAAGCACCACCACCGCAGCAGCACCGGCAGTTGCAGCAGCCTGCCAAGTCATTTGGGCGATCGCGATCCGGAGGCTAGCACCCAGTTTGACTTGGACGTGGACGATGCGACGGGTGTCGGTGCCAGCGCCGGCGTCGGCGGTGTCCAAGACGACTTCATGTTGGAG CAACTGGACCCTCAGAACCCCTCAGTGAAGTTTCTGCTTGATGCCCTCAACGACAAGCCATTGGAGGCCAGGTACAGCGGTGCCAGCAAAAAGTTCCTAATCGACGACCGGTTGCATTTTTCCGTCCTGGAGTTGTCTGCCAGGAggaagctgcagcagcaggcacaaTACCTGGCCGCCCTCACCGGACAATTTGGTCTCGGcctggaggaggagaagcgcAAGGTAGAGGCCGGCTACGTGTCGCTCAACGACAACTACACGGCGTGCTCCTCAGTTTACGGCGGCGGTGCTGGTTCGCCAGCTGCCGTGGAGGGCAGCAAGCCCTCGACCTCCTCTTCGTCCTCGTCTACCGGTAGCAACTGCGGTGCCTCCTCTGACACACTGTCCAGCGATCTTCGTCCTGCTAAGATTGGACGCATGGTCCCCGCCGCAGCATCTGTGGCAGCTGCGCCGATGGGTGGCAAGACCACAACG cGTCAGCTAGACGAGAACGGAAATGCATTGGGCGATGGCTTTGGTAGCAGTGCATCCAGTGGAGCCAGTGCAGTCGCCAGCAGTAGTAACGGCAATGGAAACCAGTTCACAGCCCTAATAACCACCACGGTGGGATCCAGTGCACCCACATCTTCTGCCGCACACCGTCAGAATAGCGTCTCCACGCTGCTCTCTACGGGCACCAACACCACGACTACGGCcatggcagcggcggcggtggctgcATCCTACAGCCAGTTGCAACAGACACCGGGCGGCGGCGCGGCTGGGGCTGGTTCGGGAATCGGTATTGGTCTGCAGCAGCCCACCAAGCAGAAGGCGAAGAAGAAGTCGCAGCAGGAACGCAACACGACCACTGTGGATGTGGAGTCGGTTGCCGGCTATAGGGGCAATGATCCTGTCGAGCAGCTCGTCAAGTATATTGAAAACGATGTCAACGGTGGCGGGAACAGCGCCGCTGGACAGCGCAAGAAGGAGCGCAAGAAGCAAAACAAGCTCAAGAAGAGCAACtcgctggaggagctgcgcaCCTGCTCGAAAATGGAGGTGGACGATCTGAAGCGCCAGTCGGCTACCACGGAGATGATGCGCCAGAAGAAGGGCACGAACAATGCGTCCTCGGGCGGATCGTCGTCGACGGCCTCTGGTTCCTCAAACAGTGGCAAGCACAACTCGGCATCCGTGGCGGATATTAACAAAAACTGCAacaaggagcagcaacagcagtcgACGCCGACGGTTCAAGTGCGCAACAACACAAATCCAGGATCGCAGCAGCGAAAGGGCGAACGTCGGTCTTGGGGCACCGAGGAGTTGCAGTACCTGGGTGACCACCAGGAAATCGCCGCTGCCTGGTCGGAGCCGGAGACTGTGCGCCAAAAGCAACTGCCACTGGCGCTGCCCGCCTTGGCGCGCATGTCCGAACTGGATGCCCTGAATACCGTCCTGTCGGAGACCGCTGAGTTCCATGTGGTTACCAAGAAGAAGAAACCAAAGAAGCAGCGTGCCGTTACCATGGATGATGCggcggtggctgcggctgcagGCACGGGCGGCAACTTGCAGCGCATGCAGCAGATCACCAAGTCCGCGTCCTCCAACATTATGTCCCAGCGGATGCACTACTATACCCcgtacaacagcaacaacggaGGAGGCAGTGCCAACtacaagcaacagcagcaacagagcCAACAGTACCAGGAGCACTACCAGGCGCAACAGGGgcagcatcaccatcaccaccaccatcatcaccaccatcatcaccaccacagCGGCTCGGCGGTTTCGAATCAGGTGGATAGCTCGCGGCGCAAGTCCACTTCGTCAATGCCGCCATCGGAAAAGTCTGACTCCAGTGATCTCGACTCTGTCCACTCGCTGCCCATTCAAACGGGCAAGAAGAAGAGCCTCGGCGgtggcaacaacaagcagCGGGCGGCGCAGGCAGCCAGTCAACGCCAGgccaagcaaaacaacaactcTGCAGCCCCCATTTCGTATGCGGATATCGCCCGAAACAAGAAGGAGGCCTTGAACAATGCCACGGCCAGCGACACAGAGCTGGAGCTGGGCGACAAAATGCAGAGCAAGTGTGGCGGCAAATCCAAGTCGCGGCCCGACTTTCCGGAGCTGCCAGGTGCTGTTACGACAGGGGCTGCAATTGGAGGTGCAGTCAATCAGGCGACTGTTGTCAGCAACCAAACTTCGCCGCCGTCCTCGTCCAGTTCGATCAGTTATTCGCAGAGTCTTAATGCAAcgccgcccagcagcagcagcgatgcAGAGTCCACAAACTCGCCAGAGTTGCTTGCGCAGGTGCAGATACCGAACTACAGCATggccacgcctaccctaacaTCCTCCACGATCAGCAGTGTCAGCAGCTCTGCCGCCAGCACCTCATTTACGTCCTGCTCACCCCCAGCTCTGCAGAAATCCAAGAGCGTGGAGCACGACACCAGCtacagctgcaacagcagcaacttggATCAACAGTATCCGGCACTAGAAAGGACCGTCAAGCGGCATAGCACCAACAACGTGTCTGTGGCCGTCGCAGCCTCTACCTCGGCATCGGCGTCCTCCTCTTTGTACAACTTTGCAGCGGCAGCCAagcagcagctggcggagaacGCCTATTCGGCCTTATCACCGCCAGCAGCAGTAACAACTACCTCAAccgcagtcgcagtctcagctccagttccagctccagcttcagctccagctgcagttACAGTTCCTTGTTATTCCTCATCCTCCACACAAGGCTCGACTCAATCTTTATCTTCTACTGCATCGTCGGCTATAGCTTTATCGTCGGGCAAGGCAAAGGCCAAGCCAAAGGAGCTATCGCCCAGCAGCAGTTTCAGCAAGAAGCCAACGAAGCCTAGTCAAGACACACCGTCAATCAGTCTGTCCATTTCCACCACGCCTAAGGcgaccaccagcaccagcactaCTACTACACAAAAGACCACGGCTGCCACGCAGACCGAGGGAGCCAAGAAGCTGATCAGCGGCATCCACAAGCTGCCCAGCAGCAATTGCATTGCCAAGGGAGCCGGGGCCGTTTTGGAGGCCAGCGCCGGCAGACGTGCTGTGATTATACTCAATGATGATCGCGAAGCGGGCAGGAGCAACAATGAGTTCATATTTGGTGATTTCAACGAGGATGAGCTGAAGCTCTTTGACGATAACTTggatgatgaggaggagggCCAGCACAAGCAGtcttcaaacaaaaaacagcaaacagagGCGGAATCTGATGTGGGCCAAGATGACACCGAGGACGTGGACCAAGAACTAGACAAGGAACTGGAATGCCTGGGGCGACGACCAGAGAAGAAGCAAGAGCGACAGCAGGATGTCAGCGCCAGCAGCGATCAACATCTGAATGATTCTGGTGCAGCTTCGGATGCGGTCAACAGCTCGGCCAGCCTTGACATGCTCTCAATTTCTGCAGAGGCGGCACAATCGTCACCTAATGCGGGGGCAACCGCTTCCTCATCCAGCGCCGCCAGTCTTATGAACTCGTCCACGCCATCGGGTGCTTCATCCGCGTCGGCAAGCACCTCCACCTCATCGTCCTCGGTCTCGATTTCATCCTCCTCGGGCGGCAACGGGGCCGCTTGTCTGGCATCCGTTTCCGGTATGCTTGGAGGAGTGGCCAATCAGTCGGGGGATAGCGGCATCTATGCTGCCGCCAACACGTCCATTAAGGAGCACGTTAACACTTTCCTGAGCaaggccagcagcagcgaggaGACGCTGCCGAGTCCCCACTCCATATCGATGCAACAGTTGGAAACGTGCAACGACATCGAGGCGGCCATCATAGCCGCGGCCcgtgctgccgctgctgcccgGAGCACCAGTTGCAGTCGCAGCAACTCCCAGGAGCAGGAGACCGTGCATTCGCAGGTCAAGACCAAGGCgactcccaatcccaatccggAGACAAAGGTTGTTCTGCCGGTGTTTATGACCTAcaacgatgacgacgaggaggacgacgagagcCTGCAGGAACTGAGCTTCATGGCCGACCTTAAGGCGGATGCAGTTCCGGAGGATATTTCGGTGCTACCGCCACCGCCTTCACGTCCGGCGATGATGACCAACACGGAACTAATCGTCGACTACATCGCCAAGA CCTGGAATGCCATTGCCAACAGCAAGTATGTAACGTACTACAacgagctggagcaggagacCTAG
- the LOC122624947 gene encoding pneumococcal serine-rich repeat protein isoform X3 — MLKKAEYDEEISYRAIKSCITLNPSALTPSAATGSSGGSSSSAGHNSSYNSTNHRSTDPGQRHKQGGSLQDLVEAAHRSELATTSAAAAAASAATTAATQRFNCDYQLSGRPNRRQQQHNQNATSSASASKKIKNSNVSGRQREGGSLPSSVNFDPSAAMDAKQHKQQAQPSSEAAGGSFSGSVGNKHHHRSSTGSCSSLPSHLGDRDPEASTQFDLDVDDATGVGASAGVGGVQDDFMLEQLDPQNPSVKFLLDALNDKPLEARYSGASKKFLIDDRLHFSVLELSARRKLQQQAQYLAALTGQFGLGLEEEKRKVEAGYVSLNDNYTACSSVYGGGAGSPAAVEGSKPSTSSSSSSTGSNCGASSDTLSSDLRPAKIGRMVPAAASVAAAPMGGKTTTRQLDENGNALGDGFGSSASSGASAVASSSNGNGNQFTALITTTVGSSAPTSSAAHRQNSVSTLLSTGTNTTTTAMAAAAVAASYSQLQQTPGGGAAGAGSGIGIGLQQPTKQKAKKKSQQERNTTTVDVESVAGYRGNDPVEQLVKYIENDVNGGGNSAAGQRKKERKKQNKLKKSNSLEELRTCSKMEVDDLKRQSATTEMMRQKKGTNNASSGGSSSTASGSSNSGKHNSASVADINKNCNKEQQQQSTPTVQVRNNTNPGSQQRKGERRSWGTEELQYLGDHQEIAAAWSEPETVRQKQLPLALPALARMSELDALNTVLSETAEFHVVTKKKKPKKQRAVTMDDAAVAAAAGTGGNLQRMQQITKSASSNIMSQRMHYYTPYNSNNGGGSANYKQQQQQSQQYQEHYQAQQGQHHHHHHHHHHHHHHHSGSAVSNQVDSSRRKSTSSMPPSEKSDSSDLDSVHSLPIQTGKKKSLGGGNNKQRAAQAASQRQAKQNNNSAAPISYADIARNKKEALNNATASDTELELGDKMQSKCGGKSKSRPDFPELPGAVTTGAAIGGAVNQATVVSNQTSPPSSSSSISYSQSLNATPPSSSSDAESTNSPELLAQVQIPNYSMATPTLTSSTISSVSSSAASTSFTSCSPPALQKSKSVEHDTSYSCNSSNLDQQYPALERTVKRHSTNNVSVAVAASTSASASSSLYNFAAAAKQQLAENAYSALSPPAAVTTTSTAVAVSAPVPAPASAPAAVTVPCYSSSSTQGSTQSLSSTASSAIALSSGKAKAKPKELSPSSSFSKKPTKPSQDTPSISLSISTTPKATTSTSTTTTQKTTAATQTEGAKKLISGIHKLPSSNCIAKGAGAVLEASAGRRAVIILNDDREAGRSNNEFIFGDFNEDELKLFDDNLDDEEEGQHKQSSNKKQQTEAESDVGQDDTEDVDQELDKELECLGRRPEKKQERQQDVSASSDQHLNDSGAASDAVNSSASLDMLSISAEAAQSSPNAGATASSSSAASLMNSSTPSGASSASASTSTSSSSVSISSSSGGNGAACLASVSGMLGGVANQSGDSGIYAAANTSIKEHVNTFLSKASSSEETLPSPHSISMQQLETCNDIEAAIIAAARAAAAARSTSCSRSNSQEQETVHSQVKTKATPNPNPETKVVLPVFMTYNDDDEEDDESLQELSFMADLKADAVPEDISVLPPPPSRPAMMTNTELIVDYIAKTWNAIANSKYVTYYNELEQET, encoded by the exons ATGCTCAAAAAGGCTGAGTACGACGAGGAGATCTCTTATCGTGCCATCAAATCCTGCATCACACTCAACCCATCCGCACTAACACCCAGTGCAGCAACAGGCTCAAGCggcgggagcagcagcagtgcagGCCACAACAGCAGCTACAACTCCACCAATCACCGGTCCACGGATCCCGGCCAGCGGCACAAGCAGGGCGGCTCCCTGCAGGATCTCGTCGAGGCGGCGCACCGCAGCGAACTGGCCACAACctcggcggcagcagcagcggcgtcGGCGGCGACAACGGCAGCAACCCAACGTTTCAACTGTGATTACCAGCTGAGTGGCCGCCCCAAtcgccgccagcagcagcacaaccAAAACGCCACCTcctccgcatccgcatccaaaAAGATCAAGAACTCAAACGTCTCGGGCCGGCAGCGCGAAGGAGGCAGCCTGCCCAGCAGTGTTAACTTTGACCCGTCAGCTGCCATGGATGCCAAGCAGCACAAGCAACAGGCTCAGCCTTCGTCCGAAGCTGCAGGAGGTTCGTTTTCGGGATCGGTTGGTAACAAGCACCACCACCGCAGCAGCACCGGCAGTTGCAGCAGCCTGCCAAGTCATTTGGGCGATCGCGATCCGGAGGCTAGCACCCAGTTTGACTTGGACGTGGACGATGCGACGGGTGTCGGTGCCAGCGCCGGCGTCGGCGGTGTCCAAGACGACTTCATGTTGGAG CAACTGGACCCTCAGAACCCCTCAGTGAAGTTTCTGCTTGATGCCCTCAACGACAAGCCATTGGAGGCCAGGTACAGCGGTGCCAGCAAAAAGTTCCTAATCGACGACCGGTTGCATTTTTCCGTCCTGGAGTTGTCTGCCAGGAggaagctgcagcagcaggcacaaTACCTGGCCGCCCTCACCGGACAATTTGGTCTCGGcctggaggaggagaagcgcAAGGTAGAGGCCGGCTACGTGTCGCTCAACGACAACTACACGGCGTGCTCCTCAGTTTACGGCGGCGGTGCTGGTTCGCCAGCTGCCGTGGAGGGCAGCAAGCCCTCGACCTCCTCTTCGTCCTCGTCTACCGGTAGCAACTGCGGTGCCTCCTCTGACACACTGTCCAGCGATCTTCGTCCTGCTAAGATTGGACGCATGGTCCCCGCCGCAGCATCTGTGGCAGCTGCGCCGATGGGTGGCAAGACCACAACG cGTCAGCTAGACGAGAACGGAAATGCATTGGGCGATGGCTTTGGTAGCAGTGCATCCAGTGGAGCCAGTGCAGTCGCCAGCAGTAGTAACGGCAATGGAAACCAGTTCACAGCCCTAATAACCACCACGGTGGGATCCAGTGCACCCACATCTTCTGCCGCACACCGTCAGAATAGCGTCTCCACGCTGCTCTCTACGGGCACCAACACCACGACTACGGCcatggcagcggcggcggtggctgcATCCTACAGCCAGTTGCAACAGACACCGGGCGGCGGCGCGGCTGGGGCTGGTTCGGGAATCGGTATTGGTCTGCAGCAGCCCACCAAGCAGAAGGCGAAGAAGAAGTCGCAGCAGGAACGCAACACGACCACTGTGGATGTGGAGTCGGTTGCCGGCTATAGGGGCAATGATCCTGTCGAGCAGCTCGTCAAGTATATTGAAAACGATGTCAACGGTGGCGGGAACAGCGCCGCTGGACAGCGCAAGAAGGAGCGCAAGAAGCAAAACAAGCTCAAGAAGAGCAACtcgctggaggagctgcgcaCCTGCTCGAAAATGGAGGTGGACGATCTGAAGCGCCAGTCGGCTACCACGGAGATGATGCGCCAGAAGAAGGGCACGAACAATGCGTCCTCGGGCGGATCGTCGTCGACGGCCTCTGGTTCCTCAAACAGTGGCAAGCACAACTCGGCATCCGTGGCGGATATTAACAAAAACTGCAacaaggagcagcaacagcagtcgACGCCGACGGTTCAAGTGCGCAACAACACAAATCCAGGATCGCAGCAGCGAAAGGGCGAACGTCGGTCTTGGGGCACCGAGGAGTTGCAGTACCTGGGTGACCACCAGGAAATCGCCGCTGCCTGGTCGGAGCCGGAGACTGTGCGCCAAAAGCAACTGCCACTGGCGCTGCCCGCCTTGGCGCGCATGTCCGAACTGGATGCCCTGAATACCGTCCTGTCGGAGACCGCTGAGTTCCATGTGGTTACCAAGAAGAAGAAACCAAAGAAGCAGCGTGCCGTTACCATGGATGATGCggcggtggctgcggctgcagGCACGGGCGGCAACTTGCAGCGCATGCAGCAGATCACCAAGTCCGCGTCCTCCAACATTATGTCCCAGCGGATGCACTACTATACCCcgtacaacagcaacaacggaGGAGGCAGTGCCAACtacaagcaacagcagcaacagagcCAACAGTACCAGGAGCACTACCAGGCGCAACAGGGgcagcatcaccatcaccaccaccatcatcaccaccatcatcaccaccacagCGGCTCGGCGGTTTCGAATCAGGTGGATAGCTCGCGGCGCAAGTCCACTTCGTCAATGCCGCCATCGGAAAAGTCTGACTCCAGTGATCTCGACTCTGTCCACTCGCTGCCCATTCAAACGGGCAAGAAGAAGAGCCTCGGCGgtggcaacaacaagcagCGGGCGGCGCAGGCAGCCAGTCAACGCCAGgccaagcaaaacaacaactcTGCAGCCCCCATTTCGTATGCGGATATCGCCCGAAACAAGAAGGAGGCCTTGAACAATGCCACGGCCAGCGACACAGAGCTGGAGCTGGGCGACAAAATGCAGAGCAAGTGTGGCGGCAAATCCAAGTCGCGGCCCGACTTTCCGGAGCTGCCAGGTGCTGTTACGACAGGGGCTGCAATTGGAGGTGCAGTCAATCAGGCGACTGTTGTCAGCAACCAAACTTCGCCGCCGTCCTCGTCCAGTTCGATCAGTTATTCGCAGAGTCTTAATGCAAcgccgcccagcagcagcagcgatgcAGAGTCCACAAACTCGCCAGAGTTGCTTGCGCAGGTGCAGATACCGAACTACAGCATggccacgcctaccctaacaTCCTCCACGATCAGCAGTGTCAGCAGCTCTGCCGCCAGCACCTCATTTACGTCCTGCTCACCCCCAGCTCTGCAGAAATCCAAGAGCGTGGAGCACGACACCAGCtacagctgcaacagcagcaacttggATCAACAGTATCCGGCACTAGAAAGGACCGTCAAGCGGCATAGCACCAACAACGTGTCTGTGGCCGTCGCAGCCTCTACCTCGGCATCGGCGTCCTCCTCTTTGTACAACTTTGCAGCGGCAGCCAagcagcagctggcggagaacGCCTATTCGGCCTTATCACCGCCAGCAGCAGTAACAACTACCTCAAccgcagtcgcagtctcagctccagttccagctccagcttcagctccagctgcagttACAGTTCCTTGTTATTCCTCATCCTCCACACAAGGCTCGACTCAATCTTTATCTTCTACTGCATCGTCGGCTATAGCTTTATCGTCGGGCAAGGCAAAGGCCAAGCCAAAGGAGCTATCGCCCAGCAGCAGTTTCAGCAAGAAGCCAACGAAGCCTAGTCAAGACACACCGTCAATCAGTCTGTCCATTTCCACCACGCCTAAGGcgaccaccagcaccagcactaCTACTACACAAAAGACCACGGCTGCCACGCAGACCGAGGGAGCCAAGAAGCTGATCAGCGGCATCCACAAGCTGCCCAGCAGCAATTGCATTGCCAAGGGAGCCGGGGCCGTTTTGGAGGCCAGCGCCGGCAGACGTGCTGTGATTATACTCAATGATGATCGCGAAGCGGGCAGGAGCAACAATGAGTTCATATTTGGTGATTTCAACGAGGATGAGCTGAAGCTCTTTGACGATAACTTggatgatgaggaggagggCCAGCACAAGCAGtcttcaaacaaaaaacagcaaacagagGCGGAATCTGATGTGGGCCAAGATGACACCGAGGACGTGGACCAAGAACTAGACAAGGAACTGGAATGCCTGGGGCGACGACCAGAGAAGAAGCAAGAGCGACAGCAGGATGTCAGCGCCAGCAGCGATCAACATCTGAATGATTCTGGTGCAGCTTCGGATGCGGTCAACAGCTCGGCCAGCCTTGACATGCTCTCAATTTCTGCAGAGGCGGCACAATCGTCACCTAATGCGGGGGCAACCGCTTCCTCATCCAGCGCCGCCAGTCTTATGAACTCGTCCACGCCATCGGGTGCTTCATCCGCGTCGGCAAGCACCTCCACCTCATCGTCCTCGGTCTCGATTTCATCCTCCTCGGGCGGCAACGGGGCCGCTTGTCTGGCATCCGTTTCCGGTATGCTTGGAGGAGTGGCCAATCAGTCGGGGGATAGCGGCATCTATGCTGCCGCCAACACGTCCATTAAGGAGCACGTTAACACTTTCCTGAGCaaggccagcagcagcgaggaGACGCTGCCGAGTCCCCACTCCATATCGATGCAACAGTTGGAAACGTGCAACGACATCGAGGCGGCCATCATAGCCGCGGCCcgtgctgccgctgctgcccgGAGCACCAGTTGCAGTCGCAGCAACTCCCAGGAGCAGGAGACCGTGCATTCGCAGGTCAAGACCAAGGCgactcccaatcccaatccggAGACAAAGGTTGTTCTGCCGGTGTTTATGACCTAcaacgatgacgacgaggaggacgacgagagcCTGCAGGAACTGAGCTTCATGGCCGACCTTAAGGCGGATGCAGTTCCGGAGGATATTTCGGTGCTACCGCCACCGCCTTCACGTCCGGCGATGATGACCAACACGGAACTAATCGTCGACTACATCGCCAAGA CCTGGAATGCCATTGCCAACAGCAAGTATGTAACGTACTACAacgagctggagcaggagacCTAG